The Streptomyces sp. NBC_00576 genome contains the following window.
ACGACGGCCTGGCCCCGCTCGCCCGGCGCGTTCACGTAGTGGCTGTGAACGGCGACCAGATCCCCTTCCGCCACGACCCGCTTACGGGAGACGGCCAGTTCCGGGAACGCCTGGAAGTACCCTCCGAGCCCCTGCCGCGCGCCGGCCACACCGTCCGCGATGTTGGGATTGTGCTGGTGGTACTCGCTTCCCCAGTACTTGTCGAGCGCGGAGAGATCCTTGTCGACGATGAGCTGGTCGAACGCCTTGGTCACGAGCTTCTTGTTGTGGGCGGTGAGCCACCGCGACCCCGGCTGACCGGTCTGCGGCCGGCTGACCGTCGAGAACATGTCGTTGCCGTTGGCGCTGGTGTCCGGCACGTTCTGCCCGGTGTCCCAGTGCTCGGCGATCTTCCCGCCCCGGAACCGGAAGATGTCGAAGACGGCCGAGCCCCGGCTCCCCGGCGTCAGCACGACGTTGGAGTGCACGAGGACGAGGTCGCCCTCGGAGATGACTCGCTTGACGTCGTACTTCGCCTGGGGGAACTGCTGGTGCATCGCGACGCCCAGGTTCTTCAGCGGCCCGGAGCCGTCGGCCGCGAGGGGGTTGTGCTGGATGTAGTCGGTCCGCACGAACCTGTCCACGACAGCGGTGTCACCCCGCTCGAACACGCCCTTGAGGACGCTTACGGCGACGCCCTTCTGGTAGTCGAGCCGGGCGCCTTCACCGACGTACCCGAAGGCATGGCGCCCTCCGGCGGACGGCGAGGCGACGGCGGGTACGGTCGCGGCGCCCAGCAGGGCGGACGCGGCGAGCGCGGCGACGAGGATGCGGCGGGCGGGCTTGTGGGGGGTCACGGCGATGGTCCCTCTCTCAGGGTCTTGACGACGAACCAGATCTTGACGTCGAGCCAGAATCTTGAAACTTAAAGCGAGTGACGCTGCGCATACGTAAGCACTAACCACAAGTTAGTGTCAAGGTCCGTCGCCCCCGCCCAGCCCGCCCTTGCCTAGAGCGCACTCCACGACGTTGGCTGAACAGTCATGAAGTACACGCAGCTCGGACGCACAGGACTCAAGGTCAGCCGACTCGTTCTCGGGACCATGAACTTCGGCCCCCAGACCGACGAGGCCGACAGTCACGCGATCATGGACGCGGCCCTGGAAACGGGCATCAACTTCTTCGACACGGCCAACGTCTACGGCTGGGGCGAGAACAAGGGCCGTACGGAATCGATCATCGGGAACTGGTTCGCCAAGGGCGGTGAGCGCCGCGACAAGGTGGTCCTCGCCACCAAGATGTACGGCAACATGGCCCCGGAAGGCGACGCCTGGCCCAACCACGACAAGCTCTCCGCGCTGAACATCCGCCGCGCGGTGGACGCGTCGCTGAAGCGGCTCCAGACCGACTACATCGACGTCTACCAGTTCCACCACGTCGACCGCTCGACTCCCTTCGAGGAGATCTGGCAGGCGATCGACGTGCTCGTACAGCAGGGGAAGATCCTCTACGCGGGTTCGAGCAACTTCCCCGGGTACAAGATCGCCCAGGCCAACGAGATCGCCGCCCGGCGCGGCGGCACCATCGGGCTCGTCAGCGAGCAGTGCCTCTACAACCTCGCCGAGCGGCGCGCCGAGATGGAGGTCATCCCGGCCGCGCAGGAGTACGGCCTCGGCGTCATCCCCTGGTCGCCGCTGCACGGCGGGCTGCTCGGCGGAGTCATCAAGAAGGAGGTCCAGGGCGGCCGGCGGGCGAGTGGCCGCGCGGCCGACACCCTCGCCGACCCCACCTCACGCGCCCAGATCCAGTCGTACGAGGACCTGCTCGAAAAGCACGGCATCGAGCCAGGAGAGGCGGCTCTCGCCTGGCTGCTCACCCGCCCCGGCGTGACCGGCCCGATCGTCGGCCCGCGCACCGCCGAGCAGCTGGCATCGGCGGTACGGGCGGTCGAGCTGGAGCTGAGCGACGACCTGCTGACCTCGCTCGACGAGATCTTCCCGGGCCCGGGCCCGTCACCGGAGGCCTTCGCCTGGTGAGGCGCGGGCGGCAGTCGTAACAGGACAGGTGGGCGGCGGTCGCGACGCAGGCCGGAATCCGGCTTACGTCACTTCCCGACCGCCGCCGCCACGGCCACCGCCACGAACAGCAGTACGAGCACACCGGCCATTACCCGGTTCCGGATTTTCGGATTCACGCCGTCGAGCCTAACCGGCCGCTCCTAGGGGCCAACGGGCGACCACCTCGTACCGGGGCTGTTCCCCCGGCACCCCCGACTTCGGCAGATTGCTGCGTACGAGCGCCAGGTCGTCCACTGTCCATGTGCGGCTCGTGAACGCGTCCAGAGCCTCGACGTACGGCCGCACCTCGAAGGCCTCGCGGCTGCGCGCCACGGTGAGGTGGGCCTTGTAGCGCCGGTGCTCCCCCATCTCCACGCCGGCCTTCCGCCCCGCCGCCTCCGCCCGGTCGGCCAGCAGCCGCAGCACGCTCACGTCACCGGCGGCGCCCGCCCACAGCGCCCGCCCGTGCCCGAACTGCCCGCCGCCGCGCACCGACAGCGCGAAAGCGTCCGTACGGTGGGCGGCCCGTGCCAGTCTCTCGGACAGTTCCGGTACGACGTCCTCGTCCACCTCGCCGTAGAAGGCGAGGGTGAAGTGCCAGCCGGGTACGCCGGTCCAGCGCAGCCCGTCCGCGCCCGGCAGGCCCTTCAACCCGGCGACCGCGGCGGCGAGTTGCTCGGACACGTCGTCGGGCGGCAGCACGGCGGCGAAGAGCCTGGCGGTGTTCATGGCACTGGTGGCACTCATGGCGCTCACCGTACTCACGCCACGGAGGTCACCGGCTCCCGCCGCCCCTGGTCCTGCTCCCGCTCCTCTTCATGTCCTTGTTCCTGCCGCTTGACGAGGCTGACGCGCGGGTGTCCGGAGTTCCAGACGGCACAGACGCGCAGGCCACCCACCCGGGCCAGGACCAGACCGACCGTCAGGGCGGCGGCCGTCGCGACGATGCCGCCGAAGGCGAGGCCGACCCGGGGGCCGTACTGGTCCGTGATCCAGCCGACGATCGGTGCGCCGACCGGCGTACCGCCCATGAAGACCATCATGAACAGGGCCATGACCCGACCGCGCATGGCCGGGTCGGTGGACATCTGGACCGAGGTGTTCGCCGTGACGTTGACCGTCAGGCCGGCGATCCCGATCGGCACCATCAGCAGCGCGAACAGCCACAGGGAGGGGGCCGTCGCGGCCACGATCTCCAGTGCGCCGAAGGCCACGGCCGCCGCGACGAGGACGCGCAGCTTCGCCGTACCGCGCCGGGCGGCGAGCAGGGCGCCCGCCAGGGAGCCGACCGCCATCAGCGTGTTGAAGAGGCTGTACGCGCCGGCGCCCGCGTGGAAGACGTCGTCCGCGTACGCCGAGAGGAAGACCGGGAAGTTGAAGCCGAAGGTGCCGATGAACCCGACGAGGACGATCGGCCAGATCAGGTCGGGCCGCCCGGCGACATAGTGCAGACCCTCACGCAGCTGCCCCTTGGCACGCGGCGCCCGCTCCACGGAGCGCAGTTCACGGCCGCGCATGAGGAGGAGGGCGGCGATGGGTGCGACGAAGGACAGTCCGTTGGAGAGGAAGGCCCAGCCCGTGCCGACGCCGGTGATCATCAGACCGGCGACGGCGGGTCCGACGAGGCGGGCGGACTGGAAGTTCGCGGAGTTGAGACTGACCGCGTTCTGGAGCTGCTCGGGCTCGACCAGCTCGGACACGAAGGACTGCCGGGCCGGGTTGTCGACGACCGTGGCGAGACCGACGGCGAAGGCGGCGAGATAGACGTGCCAGACCTCGACGTCACCACTGAGCGTCAGGGCGGCGAGCGCGAGGCCGGTGACGGCCATCATGGCCTGCGTGACGAGCAGTGTGGGGCGCTTGGGCAGCCGGTCGACGAGGACACCGCCGTACAGGCCGAAGAGCAGCATCGGCAGGAACTGCAGCGCCGTCGTGATGCCGACGGCGGTGGAGGACCCGGTGAGGCTGAGGATCAGCCAGTCCTGGGCGATGCGCTGCATCCAGGTGCCGATGTTGGAGACGACCTGGCCGAGGAAGAACAGACGGTAGTTACGGACGCGCAGAGAGCTGAACATCGAGGACTTGCGAGTGCGTTCAGGGGGAGCGGGCTGGGGGTCGTGGGCGGCTGGTGCGGGTGCGGAGTCTGCTCCGGTTCCCGAACTCAAAGGGGATCGCCTCCTTGCTTGGTGCTGCTTGGTGCTGCTGGTCCTGCTTACAGATGCGCGAGCTTCTCCAGTACGGGGGCGGCGGCGCGCAGTTTCGCCCACTCGTCCTCGTCCAGGTCCTCGACCAGACCGGCCAGCCAGGCGTTCCGCCTGCGACGGCTCTCTTCGAGCATCGCTTCGGCGGTCTCGGTCTGGGTGACGACCTTCTGGCGCCGGTCCTCGGGATGCGGCTCCAGCCGGACCAGTCCCTTGCCCTCCAGCAACGCGACAATACGGGTCATGGAGGGCGGCTGCACATGCTCCTTGCGGGCGAGCTCACCCGGCGTGGCCGAGCCGCAGCGGGCAAGGGTGCCGAGCACCGACATCTCGGTGGGGCTCAGCGATTCGTCGACCCGCTGGTGCTTGAGTCGGCGCGACAGGCGCATCACGGCGGAGCGAAGTGAGTTCACGGCGGCAGCGTCGTCGCCATGGGTTAGGTCCGGCATGTTCTTTAGCGTAACTCATTACTCTGACTAAAGACCACTCTCGGCGCGCGAGGATGCCCGTGACAAGGGCCACCGAACCTCCACATCACCCATACGAGTGAAACGACCATAAAAAGCCCCCCGCGGCCCCGCACCGGCCCGCGACCCTCGTCTTCATGGGGACCAGCGTGCTGAGCTTGCGGATAGACGGGGAGCTGCTCGACCGGCTCCGGGACCATGCGGCGAAAAGGGGAATGAGCGTCCAGGACTACGTGGTCGGGACCCTCATCCGTGACGACTTCGACGAGCGGTTCCAGAGCGCGGTCGAGGAGACGGAGAGGTTCTACGGGGTCACGTGAGCGGGGTTCACGGGCCCACGGCGCAGCCGACGGGCGGCCTCGTAAGCTGTGCACATGGCGAAGTGGACACCGAAGCACGAGGCGCCGGAGCCCCTGGAGGGCCCCGTCGTCGCCACCATCACGGGCGGCACGATCCTCTGGTTCGTCCTCTTCCTGGCCCAGCTCCCCTTCTACGGCTGGTACGAGGACCACAACCACGAGTGGTGGGTGTGGACGTGCCTCGCGGGCGCGGGCCTGGGCCTGATCGGCATCTGGTACGTCCGAGGCCGGGACGCGGCAATCAAAAGGACGTCGGCACCTTCAGCCCGTCCGGCGTTTGAGGACAAGGCCCCTTCAGGGCCGTAGGGGGGTCTGGGGGCGCAGCCCCCGACCCCGACCCCTACCCCGACCCCGACTACAACCACCGCACCATTTCCCACCGCCACCCCTCCTCCCCAGGTCGGATCTTTGGTGCACTCACCGGGTGAAGCCGTAAATCCGCACGTAACGTCGAACACATGACGCACATCGACGCCGACGCCGAACTCGATCCTGCGCACCCCGTACCCCTCCCCAGCGCCACCTCGGGCAGCGGGCCCGGCAAAGGCGCACCCGGCGAGGGCCCCCGCGCCCACGGCCTCACCGCCGCCGAAGTCGCCGAACGCGTCGCCCGCGGCGAGGTCAACGACGTCCCCGTACGCAGCAGCCGCAGCGTCTCTGAGATCGTCCGCGCCAACGTCTTCACCCGGTTCAACGCGATCATCGGCGTCCTCTGGCTGATCATGATGTTCGTCGCCCCGTTCCAGGACAGCCTGTTCGGGTACGTCATCCTCGCCAACACCGGAATCGGCATCATCCAGGAGTGGCGGGCGAAGAAGACCCTCGACTCCCTCGCCGTGATCGGCGAAGCCAAACCCACCGTCCGCCGCGACGGCGTCGCCGCCATGGTGAGCACCTCCGAGATCGTGCTCGGGGACCTCATCGAGATCGGGCCCGGCGACAAGATCGTCGTGGACGGCGAGTGCGTCGAGGCCGACGGGCTCGAGATCGACGAGTCGCTGCTCACCGGCGAGGCCGACCCCGTCGTCAAACAGCCCGGCGACCAGGTCATGTCGGGCAGCTTCGTCGTCGCGGGCGGCGGCGCCTTCACCGCCACGAAGGTCGGCCGCGAGGCGTACGCGGCCCAGCTCGCCGAAGAAGCGTCCCGTTTCACACTCGTGCACTCGGAACTCCGTACCGGAATCTCGACGATCCTCAAGTACGTGACCTGGATGATGGTCCCGGCCGCGATCGGCCTGTGCATCACCCAGCTGGTCGTCAAGGACAACGACCTGAAGGACTCGATCGCCCGTACGGTCGGCGGCATCGTCCCGATGGTCCCGGAGGGCCTCGTCCTGCTCACGTCCGTCGCCTTCGCGATCGGTGTCATCCGGCTCGGCCGGAAGGACTGCCTCGTGCAGGAGTTGCCGGCGATCGAGGGCCTGGCCCGCGTCGACACGGTCTGCCTGGACAAGACGGGCACACTGACCGAGGGCGGCATGGACGTGACCGAGCTGCGCTCCCTGGGCGGCAGCGAC
Protein-coding sequences here:
- a CDS encoding nuclear transport factor 2 family protein, translating into MTPHKPARRILVAALAASALLGAATVPAVASPSAGGRHAFGYVGEGARLDYQKGVAVSVLKGVFERGDTAVVDRFVRTDYIQHNPLAADGSGPLKNLGVAMHQQFPQAKYDVKRVISEGDLVLVHSNVVLTPGSRGSAVFDIFRFRGGKIAEHWDTGQNVPDTSANGNDMFSTVSRPQTGQPGSRWLTAHNKKLVTKAFDQLIVDKDLSALDKYWGSEYHQHNPNIADGVAGARQGLGGYFQAFPELAVSRKRVVAEGDLVAVHSHYVNAPGERGQAVVDLFRVRNGKIVEHWDVLQDVPATSANDNTMF
- a CDS encoding aldo/keto reductase yields the protein MKYTQLGRTGLKVSRLVLGTMNFGPQTDEADSHAIMDAALETGINFFDTANVYGWGENKGRTESIIGNWFAKGGERRDKVVLATKMYGNMAPEGDAWPNHDKLSALNIRRAVDASLKRLQTDYIDVYQFHHVDRSTPFEEIWQAIDVLVQQGKILYAGSSNFPGYKIAQANEIAARRGGTIGLVSEQCLYNLAERRAEMEVIPAAQEYGLGVIPWSPLHGGLLGGVIKKEVQGGRRASGRAADTLADPTSRAQIQSYEDLLEKHGIEPGEAALAWLLTRPGVTGPIVGPRTAEQLASAVRAVELELSDDLLTSLDEIFPGPGPSPEAFAW
- the thpR gene encoding RNA 2',3'-cyclic phosphodiesterase; protein product: MSATSAMNTARLFAAVLPPDDVSEQLAAAVAGLKGLPGADGLRWTGVPGWHFTLAFYGEVDEDVVPELSERLARAAHRTDAFALSVRGGGQFGHGRALWAGAAGDVSVLRLLADRAEAAGRKAGVEMGEHRRYKAHLTVARSREAFEVRPYVEALDAFTSRTWTVDDLALVRSNLPKSGVPGEQPRYEVVARWPLGAAG
- a CDS encoding MFS transporter; this encodes MSSGTGADSAPAPAAHDPQPAPPERTRKSSMFSSLRVRNYRLFFLGQVVSNIGTWMQRIAQDWLILSLTGSSTAVGITTALQFLPMLLFGLYGGVLVDRLPKRPTLLVTQAMMAVTGLALAALTLSGDVEVWHVYLAAFAVGLATVVDNPARQSFVSELVEPEQLQNAVSLNSANFQSARLVGPAVAGLMITGVGTGWAFLSNGLSFVAPIAALLLMRGRELRSVERAPRAKGQLREGLHYVAGRPDLIWPIVLVGFIGTFGFNFPVFLSAYADDVFHAGAGAYSLFNTLMAVGSLAGALLAARRGTAKLRVLVAAAVAFGALEIVAATAPSLWLFALLMVPIGIAGLTVNVTANTSVQMSTDPAMRGRVMALFMMVFMGGTPVGAPIVGWITDQYGPRVGLAFGGIVATAAALTVGLVLARVGGLRVCAVWNSGHPRVSLVKRQEQGHEEEREQDQGRREPVTSVA
- a CDS encoding MarR family winged helix-turn-helix transcriptional regulator, whose product is MPDLTHGDDAAAVNSLRSAVMRLSRRLKHQRVDESLSPTEMSVLGTLARCGSATPGELARKEHVQPPSMTRIVALLEGKGLVRLEPHPEDRRQKVVTQTETAEAMLEESRRRRNAWLAGLVEDLDEDEWAKLRAAAPVLEKLAHL
- a CDS encoding ribbon-helix-helix protein, CopG family; this translates as MGTSVLSLRIDGELLDRLRDHAAKRGMSVQDYVVGTLIRDDFDERFQSAVEETERFYGVT
- a CDS encoding DUF2530 domain-containing protein; translated protein: MAKWTPKHEAPEPLEGPVVATITGGTILWFVLFLAQLPFYGWYEDHNHEWWVWTCLAGAGLGLIGIWYVRGRDAAIKRTSAPSARPAFEDKAPSGP